One Curtobacterium sp. MCLR17_007 DNA window includes the following coding sequences:
- a CDS encoding sensor histidine kinase codes for MDTSTADRNWGLHVAFAVTVVLVAVIALLGWSPWSTRWPAFAMLGVLAVAYASYGWRGYVNPRAAAAFVPLLVVAALVLPAVVPSTAFVQSILFPVAWCQLDRLRTSVAVSVLIGIASGVGLQIASGPDELVGTLLIEGVSVAGACALGLWITRIAHLSDERRQLIDELRATQASLAEANRHAGVTSERERLAREIHDTVAQNLAGIVMLTERAQSDLAGHRTDALEERLVVLEESARAALEESRALIAAGAAGVPRDSLGGALHRLGERHTRETGTAVTVDAPDCALDRDAQVVLLRVAQEALGNVRAHARATTVHLALHHTPEQTVLSVQDDGVGFDPSLPAAGHGLRGLRDRLALAGGTCRITSAPGTGTVVQATLPSAPAPALPSAPLSAGRPVPQVTP; via the coding sequence ATGGACACCTCCACCGCCGACCGGAACTGGGGCCTCCACGTGGCGTTCGCCGTCACGGTGGTCCTCGTCGCGGTCATCGCACTGCTCGGGTGGTCGCCGTGGTCGACCCGCTGGCCGGCGTTCGCGATGCTCGGCGTCCTCGCGGTGGCGTACGCGTCGTACGGCTGGCGCGGGTACGTCAACCCGCGTGCCGCTGCCGCCTTCGTGCCGCTGCTCGTCGTCGCTGCCCTGGTGCTCCCCGCAGTCGTGCCGAGCACCGCGTTCGTGCAAAGCATCCTGTTCCCGGTCGCCTGGTGCCAACTCGACCGGCTCCGCACCTCGGTCGCGGTCTCGGTGCTGATCGGCATCGCGTCCGGGGTCGGGCTGCAGATCGCCTCCGGCCCGGACGAACTCGTGGGCACCCTGTTGATCGAGGGGGTCAGCGTGGCGGGTGCCTGCGCGCTCGGCCTCTGGATCACCCGGATCGCGCACCTGTCCGACGAGCGCCGCCAGCTGATCGACGAACTCCGGGCAACCCAAGCGTCCCTGGCCGAGGCGAACCGGCACGCCGGTGTGACCAGCGAACGCGAGCGTCTGGCGCGCGAGATCCACGACACCGTCGCGCAGAACCTCGCCGGCATCGTCATGCTCACCGAGCGGGCGCAGAGCGACCTCGCCGGGCACCGCACCGACGCCCTCGAGGAACGCCTGGTCGTGCTCGAAGAGTCCGCACGTGCCGCCCTCGAAGAGTCCCGCGCGCTCATCGCTGCCGGCGCGGCCGGGGTCCCCCGCGACAGCCTCGGCGGGGCACTCCACCGGCTCGGCGAACGACACACGCGCGAGACCGGCACGGCCGTCACCGTCGACGCGCCCGACTGCGCGCTCGACCGCGATGCACAGGTGGTGCTGCTCCGCGTGGCACAGGAGGCCCTGGGCAACGTCCGCGCCCACGCCCGTGCCACCACGGTGCACCTCGCGCTGCACCACACCCCCGAACAGACGGTCCTGTCGGTGCAGGACGACGGCGTCGGCTTCGACCCGTCGCTCCCGGCTGCGGGTCACGGGCTCCGGGGGCTCCGCGACCGCCTCGCACTGGCGGGCGGTACCTGCCGGATCACCAGCGCTCCCGGAACCGGCACCGTCGTCCAGGCGACCCTGCCGTCGGCACCCGCACCGGCCCTCCCGTCCGCCCCGCTGTCGGCCGGACGCCCCGTGCCGCAGGTGACCCCGTGA
- a CDS encoding ABC transporter permease: MTTGAARISYEIRSYFRAPDSVFFTFLFPIIMLSLFSVAFSSAADIQAGPNVSVDYATYYLPGLVATGILLSGTQSLGVDIAGERSDGTLKRLGGTPLPVLSYFVGKIGMVLVTTVIQTALLLAIASLVFGVDLPTDPALWARFAGIMILGIATSCVLGIAISALPREGRRATATIVPIVLVLQFISGVYLPFTQLPSWLQNVASVFPLRWMASGMRSVFLPDAFASAEPGGSWQLLLGTLVMVGWLVLGTVACLLTFRWNRKDA; the protein is encoded by the coding sequence ATGACCACGGGCGCCGCCCGCATCAGCTACGAGATCCGCTCGTACTTCCGCGCACCGGACTCGGTGTTCTTCACGTTCCTGTTCCCGATCATCATGCTGTCCCTGTTCTCGGTCGCCTTCAGCAGCGCCGCAGACATCCAGGCCGGCCCGAACGTCAGCGTCGACTACGCGACCTACTACCTGCCGGGTCTGGTCGCGACGGGCATCCTGCTGTCGGGCACCCAGTCCCTCGGCGTCGACATCGCCGGCGAGCGCAGCGACGGCACACTCAAGCGACTGGGCGGCACACCCCTGCCGGTCCTGAGCTACTTCGTCGGCAAGATCGGCATGGTCCTGGTGACGACCGTCATCCAGACCGCCCTGCTGCTGGCGATCGCCAGCCTGGTCTTCGGTGTCGACCTGCCCACCGACCCGGCCCTCTGGGCCCGCTTCGCCGGCATCATGATCCTGGGCATCGCCACCAGCTGCGTCCTCGGCATCGCGATCTCCGCACTCCCCCGGGAGGGCCGCCGCGCCACCGCCACGATCGTCCCGATCGTGCTGGTGCTGCAGTTCATCTCGGGCGTCTACCTCCCCTTCACGCAGCTGCCGAGCTGGCTGCAGAACGTCGCGTCCGTCTTCCCCCTGCGGTGGATGGCGTCTGGCATGCGGTCCGTCTTCCTGCCCGACGCGTTCGCGTCCGCTGAGCCGGGAGGCTCGTGGCAGCTCCTCCTGGGCACGCTCGTCATGGTCGGATGGCTGGTCCTGGGCACGGTGGCCTGCCTGCTCACGTTCCGGTGGAACCGCAAGGACGCCTGA